In Janthinobacterium sp. B9-8, the genomic stretch CACTTTTTTATATTTGGACCATATGGGCCAATACACCCCATAGATTGCCACCAACTATTAGGGGCGGCCTCAGCTAAAGACTCACCAACAGGCAAGGCTGGGCCGTTTTCTTCCATATAGGCATGCAGATAGGCCCATAATGCCTGCACAGAATATTCACTCATGACCAGTGGATTACCAATGGTAAAGAAACCAACAAAGTCTGGTATTGCCTCGTGCTTTAGCATTTGATCCCAGGCTTTATCATGGTCACTTTTTGCGACTTGTTTTTGTGCAAAATCAGGATCTTTAATCCCCACCCCCAGGGTGTGAACCGTTGATGGTAATTGCCCCAACATCACAACTTTTGAAACATAAACAAAGATTAAAGAATCCCAATCGTATTCAACAATCACGGTAGGCCAAGCATAAAATGGATTACGTTTTTTTAAGCTGTTTCTAACGTAATCGATAAGGCCAGGTATGTTTCTAAAAACACGGTAAACTTTTTTCTTTTTCCTATCAAAAAACAAGCTGTCGTTTTTAAGTGAAAACATATCGACTCTAAGTTGATAAATGCCGAGATGAAATGAGAAAAATACACTTAAAATACAGATTGTCAGCCCAAAACTCACCATTAGGAAAAGCACCACATCTAGATCAGAGATTGCTGCTGAAAACAACAATAGTCCAATATAAGTGCCATATAACATTACGGGAAAAAAACCAAAAATAACAAGCATTGCAAACACAGTTAAAAGGCCACGCTGATAATGAGTAGTACTGGCCAACTCGATGGCAGCTGGATAGATCGTTTTAACTTCGCTCAGCGTACTGCCACTTTGCCGCGTGGTTGTTTTCTTATTCAGATACGTGACAATGCCCAAGCTGGATGCATTGATCATTGCTGGCGGGTATTCACCTTGCAGTACACGATAAGCAGTGGTGGTTGCCGTATTTAATGTCATTTTTAATAAGCTCACAGATATTTAATCGAGGCGGGTGCAGATTTATTTACGGGCGAAGGTTTTTTTTCTTCATATTTAATTTGAGGTTCAGATTCAGATTGGCGGCTCTTTTTTAAAGCCTTAAATAAAGCTTTTTCTTCTTCTGCCGATGTACTAAACCTATTTTCTTTACCAAAATAGCAATCTTCGGCCCAATCCTGTAGCGCGGTGGGTGTTAGCATTGCAGAGCCAGAATATACAAGTACACCTAGCCCCATTAAAACCAAGGCCCAGCCGGTTAAGCTCATACCCAAAATAGCAATCCCACCCTCTGTGGCCACAGCTGTAGCAGAAACAATCTCCCCTGTTCCTAGCCATGTAGCAACTATTTCTGTTGTTGCCGCAATACCAGCAACTCCACCTGCACCATATAATGCACCAGTAAGGAACCAAGAAGCAGCTAATTTATTGTTGTGTTTATAGTTTTCCCCAGCAAAAACAAAAGCCTGCGCACTATCCACCAGCAAAGCCCCCCAGCCCGCATAGCCCCCTACGGCTTTTAAAACCATAGTAAGAGCACCATGCTTTGCAAATTGCGCCGCAGCAATACCTGCTATATCCCCAGTTGCCCCAACCGTCCCAGAGCCATTACTGGCAATCCCAAACCAAGCATCGCGCAAAGCTTTTTGATCTTCTGGGCTGGCAGCAGCTAAAGATTGAAGGCTGCCATTTAAGCCCAGCATTTGCAGGGATAAAAAGCCGATGGCAATGCGGCCTTCTGCCTTGATAAAGACCGCTTTACTACCACGCCAGCTGTTTTCTTTTAAGTTATATAAGGCTTCTTTGGCCGTCTCTGCCACGTGCCTTTGCTGCGCAAACATTTTGCCAAAATCCTCTGCCGATACTTTTTGTATCCCCTCTAAGCCTTGTGCGGTTAAATTGAGTTTCGAGACTTTGAGGGATACTTTTTCAGCGTCTTTTAGGGCCGTGGCGCTTTGTGTAGCTTGCTTCAGCTTATCGGTATCGGTGAGTACATGCAGCTCAATCAAGCTTTGCTTGCGCATGCTATTTATCAGTTTTTTACTTGGCGTGTAACGCTTACTAGCAAGTAATGCAATCGCCTCATCAAAAGGCAAGAACACACTGACTAATAGGGGCCGAGGCTTGATCTTGGTTTTATTAAGCACACCAGCCAGAATATGCTCCATATTCTGGCCAAGCAAAGTCATGCCCAGTAGCTTACCTTCTATTACTTTAAAGCTACTGTGCTCGCTTGCGTAGCCAACCGCCCCGCCAATTAGCGCTGTAGAAACGCCCTGATGAAAGCCAAAGACCGCCTCATTCAGCCAGCTAAACTTAGGGCTAAGCTGTGGCATAAGTAAATCTTTGAGCAGATTATAGGTTTTGGCCTGATTATCTTCGGCCACATATTCAAACAGCGATTTTTGATTAGAAAGCTGTGCGCGCAGCATCACTGCATCCTGCTCACTAATTTTTTTGATTGCCTGTTTATATGCAAGCTCAGCGCTGCTAGGGCCTAGGCTGCCCCCGCCGTAAACATGAAAAGCCTCCTCGCTATAGCAAGCCCCCGCACTATGGTGGGTTTGCTTAGGATCGTTCGGGTCATTTTCATCAAAATGCAGGGCAAAACAATCAGTCACGTTTTTTTGAGAGGCAGCGACGTAATCATCATCGTATGAGGTGATGATCTGATCCATCTCAGCCATTTTTTTATCATACTCGAGCATAAACTGTGCACGTTTTGGCTCATCAAAAAAAGTACTTAGTTTTGCCCAGTCTGTTTGGGTGCGCTCATTAGCCTTCGTCTTACGAAGTGCATCATCTTCCAGCTGATAAACCTCTCCCATACTTGCTGGTGTAACAGGCTGCCCCGCATGAGTTGGCTTCCATACTGTGTCTTTTAGGCTAGGTCGAAAAGAGGGGTTAAGTTTGTTTTTGTCATATAGCGCTTTGTTCATTGAGCCTATACGTCTTTGTGCCCCATCGAATAAGGTGGTTCCAGTCTTCTTATAATGATCATCACCGATGCATTTCTTTAAACCAATAAGCAAGCCTGAGCATAAGACACCCCGACTGTAAGGGACGGCAACTTCACTCTTCCTCACCAGCGCACGCATGCGCAAGTGATTGAGCTCGGCAGAAACCGCAACTGGGTCTGGTAGGGCAAACACAAGGCCTTTATCTTTGGTCTTGGTGTGCATATTGCCCAATTGCTGCATATGGCCATTCAGTTGATCAAGCGCATCTACTCCGCCTTTAAAGGGGAAGTAGGGCTCCGCATCTTTGCCCGGGCTTACATTGCGCAGCGCATATTCAGCAACAAATTTCCCTGGGCTTTCTGCCTTGGCAACAAATGCATTATCTGGTGCTTTTCCGCTATCTAAGTAGGCTTTAACATCAAGGCATTGCATGACTTTGGGATTGGCTTGATTGGCTTTTTTTAGCTTGTCATTCCATAAGTTGGCGCTATACGCCAGCCATATTTTCCCCGTTTTATGCGCTTGGGGAATCGTCAGCAAACGCACTTTATGCAAATGGCCGGATTTATTACAAGAAAAAGGCTCTGCTAAATAAAAGGAGGGATGTGAGGCAGAGTAAAGCGCCCCTTCTGGCGTAATCCGGTAAATATCCCAGCCATCTTTTTTGCCTGCTGGCGGGGTTTCATAAAACACATATAAATAGCCCCGGCGCAGGGTTCGCAGTACATAGCGCGATTGCTTAGGCGTAGCAAGCTGAGCCGCTTTTTGCGCAATGGCGTGCGAAAGCAGCTTTGCACTGCCGGATGGCTGTAAATCTGCTTTATTCGCAATCACTGAGGGGCGCACCAATAGAATAGGCAGTCCACTTTTTTCACACGCTCTACAGGTATCTGTCATTGGTTTTCTTTTTGTGGTGAGTGCAGCATGATCTGATCCCACTGGCTTGCTGTGATTTCAGCCAAGGCGGTATTCAAAGGCGTTTGAGTTTCTTTGGCGTTTTTAAAAATTGCGCTCATGGATGGGTGCTGCCAAAACTGCGGATATCGATCCGCATAGAGGGCAAAGGCCACTTGATCATCGATTTGCGGCCAGCCCAATTCCCTAGCCGTTTTAACCCATAGCCGTCCATTTAAAAACATCTGGGCATAGGGGGCTGATCGCGTGGCATACCATTGCGCTAAAGTACGGTTAATTGCCTCAGCATCGAGGATGGCTTCTGCTTCATGGGGCTTTAATGTCAGCGTTGCCTGGCTGCCCCTAGTGCTTTGTAGATGAGTGACTCTGCCGTCAATCGATAATAAATACCAGTTAGCAACAGGCCCAAGCCACAGACTGATGCGCTCTTCACCCAGCAGCGCTAAAAGTAAGGGCAATGTTCTGGGGTCAGCTGCTCTTAAATAACGCTTACCTGTTTGCCCCTTTATTCTTTGCTGCATCATTCTGGCCAGCCATGCGGCCAACTCTTCACTACTCGCATGGCTTTGTAGCCAAGCGCATACAGGTAGCCCGCCAAAGCCTCTATCTAGCAGTGCCAGATTATTTTCTAAGGCAATCTGAATAGACTCTGCAAATAAAGGGTCTTCTTTGCCCTGCAATTGCACTAAATAGGGCAATTGAGCATAAGGCAAAGGCGGCTCGTTAAAAGTCAGCATGGTGATGCTTCGCCCGTCCCACGCTGCTGTGCGGGAGTCTTGCAGAGTAGGCGTGTTTTCTGGCGGCGCAGCATCTGGCCCGCCATCCAAGGGGCGTGGCTCGCCCAACATGGGATCAATCAGCAGATAAAAAGCGCCGTCTTGTTTTGATGATCCAATTTGTGCTGCCAGCTGCATAATATGAGTCGGTTCTATAGCCAGTGGAGGCCATGGGTCAAACAGTGCTGTGCTTTGCATTAATTTTGGCCTGTGTATCAAAGAACGGCTGCGCCACCCGCAGCGGCATCTTTCATTTTTTGTGAACAATCCTTGGCTTTAACAAAGGGCACAAATTGGGGTGTTAAGCTCGCTGGGCCGCTCATATCGTGATTAGCGCCTTTCACCGTGACAGTGCCGGGGCAATGAATCTCGATATTGCCGCCTTTTAGCCGGATATACCCGCCACCAGCCGTAACTAAAACTTCATCTTTAGCCGAAATACTGAGCAGCCCCTTGCAAGCAGTTACTTTCAGGTCTTTATCACCAGTGATTTCGATATCGTCGCTCTGCGCTTGCAACTGGATTTTGCCTTTGGCTGCGATCAGTTTTAAAGCGACTTTGTCTTTTACCCCAGCTACAAACAAGCTGATGTTCTGGCGGACGTTGTGAATCCAGCGGCGGCCAGAAGTTTGGTTGGTGTCTCTTTGGGCGACCAGATCTAAGTTGGTGCCTGCGGTAAGAGTTTGGCTTTGCGGGCTGGTGATAGCCACGCCGTCTTCACCGTGCAGCAGGATAATATTCTGCTGGCCCGCTTGTTTTTCGGACTGGCTTTTACCGTCTTTATCCGTATTCGTGCCTGCTTCTAGGCTTTTACTGGCGTGGATATGATGGTGCAAATGGCCTTGGATGTTTTTATCACCCGCGCTATTGTCCGGATTGATTGTTTTATTGTCTTCGCCAGTTTCTATGGTGTCTGCAAGCTGGTTGGTCGCTGTTTCACCTAGGCTTTGTGCAAGCGCCAAGGCCGATTCAAGCTGGCTTTGCGCGGGGCTGTGGTCGAGCTGTTTACCGGATGCACCGCCTTTGGCTTCGGTGCTGATCAGCAAGCCATTGGCGCGGATTGCGCCTTGATTATCTGTGCGTAATTCAAACCCTTCACCGCGTGGCTCACCTTTGCCGTCGGTGCGCGGATGGATTAAATAGCCAAGATTGAGCTGGGTTTTGCCGTGTTCGCTCGATAGCTTGGTGCGCACTTCACCCTTAGTATCGTCAAACAGCAGCTCGCCGTATTGGCCACCTTCATGCTCTTTGGTTTTGATGCCGGATAACGTTTTGTTTGCAGGTAAGACGCCTGCGCTGCTTAAGGTGGGCACGGAATGGCTTCCGTTATAGACAGCGCCAGTGACTACGGGGCGGTCGATGTCTCCCTCTATAAAGCTGACGGTTACTTCTTGCCCGATACGCGGGATAAACTGATGCCCCCAGCCTGCGCCTGCCGATGGCGCGGCGACGCGTATCCAGCAGGAGGACTTGTCATCTAGGTTGGCGCCAAACTCCGGGTGCTCGGCAGCACGCTGCCAGTGAAATTGCACCTTTATCCGCCCTTGCTCGTCGGTATGGACTTCGGAGCCGGCAGGGCCAACCACCGTGGCAGTTTGCAATCCAAGACTGGTGGGCTTGGTAAATTCTTGCTCACCAAGATGGCTAAGCACAGGCTGGCCGCGTCTTTGGGCGGTGAAATCGGCTTGGTAAGGCGCGTTACCTTTACCCGAAGTGGCAAGCAGGCTTGGGGCAACTAAGCCAAGTTGCTGGGTTAGATCCACCGGCAAATTATTATTGGCGGTGAATTGAAGCGCGGTGACGGCAAATTCGCGCTGCTCGGCGCTATCCCATTCGTGGGCGGGGTGATCTTCTAAGCAAAACCATTGCCCGGCTTGCAAGCTACGTAATGTGCCGGAGCCGCTAAATGATTTCTTTTGCCCGTCTAAAGCGTCCTGGCGCAGCTTGGCATCGTGGTTGAGCTGGTCTAAATCGCTGGCGTAGTAATGCGCTTGTGGGTCGTAATATTCGAAGCTGGATTGGATTTGCTGCCCGCCATCGCCTTGATCAACCGTGCTATCGCTTAGGCTATGGCTGGTGCTGCTGGCTTTGTAATCAAAGCTGGCAAGGGAAACTGAGCTGCTACCAATTTGCCGCTGAGTATTCCATGTGGTGAGCGAATCACTTTCTTCTGTGGCGTCCGAGCGGTGGAATCTCACCGCACTTTCTGCAGCTTCGGGTAGGGCAAAGGCGTCATCAAATACAATAAGTTGAACCTGAGGCGTGTCTCCGGCCAAATGCTCGAAGCGCCATACCAAGCCGCTTTCTTTCATTAAGCGGCACAAAAACGCAAAATCGTCTTCTCGGTATTGCAAGCAATAAGAGCGCGGCGGGTATTCGCCTGATAATTTAAAATCCAGCGTTTGTACCGAAGCAAATACAGGGTTTTTGGCCTGATGCTCGGCCAGTACCTGTTTCACAATATCGGGGGCGGATAAATCCTGAAAAACGCGAGAAGTGCGGCGGTATCTGAGCAGCGCAAAAGGTGGCTCTACGGTGATGGAATATTTAGCGAAGCCGCCATCCGAGCCTAAAAGCTGCGCCTGCGAGATTACACCACAGCGCTCAATCTCATCGCCATTGGCATCTGCCACAGATAAAACAATCGGCAGGCCAAGCAGCGATTTAAGCTCTAAAGCCCCATCGGGTGACAAGCAATCGATCTGATAACGGTAAGCCTGATTAATCCCCTCGCTGCCCGTCACACGCTGAGGTAAAAGCTGCTCGCCCCACGCTGCGCCATCGCCCAATTGGAGAGAGATAAGACGCTGCTCTTGACTAAACGCAGAGGCAAAGGAAGCAAGCAGATCACTAAGATTCATAATAAATCAACGAGGTATGGCGACCGCAAAATATTACACGAAGCTTTAACCTACCTGTTTTATGATTTACCCTGTTTGTGTATATTCACTAATTCATCAGCCAGTCAACGTAAGTAAAATACCGTACGGACTAAAAACAGGTGTGTAAAGCTTCAAATAAAGTAGAGTAACGGGGCGTTTTTTTAACCATTTATAAAGCCCAATCAATCACCCCATCATGCCTAATCCGGCAATCATGATAAATGGCAGCCCATTCGGTCATGGTTTGCAGGACATCCCCGGCAGATCCGTCAGTCAGCGGCGGCAGCTCTGAGGGGCAGCGCACCAGCAGGCTGGCTTGCGGCATGGCCTTTGGCGGCGGCATTGATGAGCAAGCGCCCAGCAGCAGGCAAGCACTCACGGCTATAGATCGTGCTATTGGTTTTAATTTCACGGATGACTCCTCGGTCGATAATGCGTTCTGTAATTTTCAGCGCGGCCAGGCGCCCTTCTACGGCTGAAGCAATGGCCTCGCTTTTTGCCTGAGTTTTAACTGCCGCGCTGATGGCGGCTTTTTGAGCGACTAATTCCAGCGCATCCTGCCGCCAGCCATTCACCAGCCAGCCCGCGCCAAAACCCAGCGCGGCAGCAATGATCGTGGCCCGTATCATGAGGTTTGCTCGCACAAAGCCCGCTCTGCAGCGCGGCGGCGAACCAGCCCGGGGAGTTTTTCTCCGCCGGCGTAGACCCATTTACTCAGCTCTGCACATGCGCCCGCTGTATCGCCGGCATTGAGTTCTTTAAGCAAGCTTGAGCGGCAGAACTTCCCTCCCCCAACATTAAAGGTAAAAGAGGCAAAAGCACCGCGTTGATTGGCAGTGAGCGGCACGGTGACGCAAGCATCGATCGCTCGGTTGGCCGTCAGCAGATCCGCGATCAGTAAGTCTTTGCAGGCATCCGAACTTTTCTTTTGCCCCAGCTTGACCTCTGCCCCAGTATGGCCCCAGCAGATGGTTGGAATGCCAACCGGATCCGAGTACGCCGCGGTGCGCAGCCCTTCAAAGTGCATCACCACCGGCGTGGCCAGCCCGATGGCCGCCGCCACCGCAGCACTGATGATTTTCTTATTCATCATTCGCTTTCTCCTCTTTATTTCCACGTTTACGCAGCACGCGCCAGTACTTGAGCGCAAGTAAGCCAATCTGCAATACGAGATAAAGCAAGGTCACCAGCTGGATCAGTTCATCCATGCTCCATGAGCCCACCGCCGAAATGCTGAGGGTGAATCCTGTTCTAATGCCGACGCTGCCGATATCGTCTTTCAACATGTTTTGATCCATAAAAAAACCCGCTCGAGGCGGGTGTGGTTTCTTCAATAAAAGGGGCTTTATGCGCGTAAACGGCTTTTTTATGCGGTGATTGAGACCAGTTTCTTAGCGGGCTTTTTCTTCTTCGCGGGTTTTCTGGATTTCTTAAGCTGGGCTTTGCTGATCACCAGCTCTAGACTGCTGGACCAGCCATTGGCACTAAAATCATGGGTAATCGTATCCACTACCCACTGGCCATCTACCCCCAGCTTCACGCCTGACAGGCTGATTTTACGTTCGGCCACGATATCTGCCCTGCCTGCCAGATCCAGCGTTAAGGTGCCGGTGGAGCGGTTATTTCGCTCTAACGCCCCTTTTGCGCTTGCCCCCGCCCTACCTGTGCTGGGCACAGAATGGCGAGCGGCCCGCACAGGCGCAGAAGGATTGTCTTTGTCCGGCACAATGATTTCCAGCGTTTTACCGGTCTTTTTGTTATGGCTTTTAACGGCAACGCCGCCCGACTCATTCCGGTCTGAAAGGGTGTAGCGCCAGCTTTTAATATCGGCCCTGTGTAACACCAGCAGCGGAATCGCTTTGCCACTCACGCTTTTAGTCTGCCCGCCACGCGGAACGACCAGCAGTTTTCCGGCTTTGACGGAGGCGGTGGCGTCGTACTGTCTCGCAATCCGCGTAATAAAGTGGATATCCGATTCATTCACCTGATCCAGCCGCTCTACCCTGGCCTTCATCGTGCACACCGGCGTCAGCTTATTACGCTGCGCAATCTCTTTGACCACCTGAGCGAGGGTGACGTTTTCCCATGCATGGCGGCGCACCGCTTTTACCGTGCCGGATAAATCCGCAGGCCGGCCACGCAGGGTAATTTGTTGTGGCGGGCCGCTGGATTCCACTTCATCAATCCGATAGCTGCCCAGCGTTGTCAGCCCTGTTTCCTGATAGCCCAACGAAATCTGCAGCCGTGCACCTCGCGCCGGCAATGCCACTGCGCCATCCCGATCATCCAGCGAAATCTCCGCCTCATCACTCTCCATCCCCGCTTTATCTGTAATCCGGATACTGAGCAGCCGATCCGACAACAGGGCCGTAATATCACGCCCAGTGGCCTGGCCTGCAGCCGTGGCTACAATTTTAAAGATGGGTTGCATGCTCTACTCCCAAAGCGTAATGGTTTCGCGCATCGGCGCAGCTAAATCAGGAAAATGGATCATGACGCCCGAGGGATAAGGTTGTTTGATCGCAGCCAGCCCGTGATTGCGGGCCAGCACCGCTTCGACCGTGCCTTTCACATGGCCGTAAACGGCATAGCACAGGCGATCGAGCAGGTCGCCATCACACGTTCTGATAGTCTTCGCCATAGCGTTTAAACTCCATATTAAAAGTCTGTTTACGCGGTGCACCATCGGTAAAGAGAAACTCCTGATCCTCTTCAATGTGAGTGATGTACCAGCGTCCAAATGATTGCCCATAGCCCGTTGTCAGCGTGACGGGTTTCAATGCGCTGGCGATCTCACGTAAGGTATCGAGATGCCCCGTCCCCTGCTGCGCCAAATAGATCACGCCATTAATTTTGATGGTTTCACCGCCTTTAGAAACCGCTTGCTCAGCCGGCGTGCGGGTCAGCCGCTCTTGTGACTGAATACCGTACTGGCTGGACCGGCTCAGGCGATCAAATGCGGCCTGCCCCAGCGCGAAACGAAAGATCCGGCCTTTTTCAGCGGCGATTTCTAATAAAAAGCCTTTGGCAATCGGGGTCTCATCCCGACGAATTCCTTCATCAAATAAAACATCACGCGCACGAATAGCGCCATTAACGCCAGCAGAACGCATATCCAGCACGCCCCCCATCGATTTCTTTAAGGCGCCATGGCTCAAATCCAGCCATGCACCGGCTTCACGCAACGCCTGGCTGGTGCTGCGGGTAATATCTTGCACAGCGAGCTGAAGCACACCAGCGGAACGACTCACCGCACGGGCATTGGGGCCATCCAGCAGTTCCCCCGCACTGGCAATCAACCCCACCGCTTTTTGAGTGAGCTCGGCCGCAGTTCTGGTGTCTTTGATTGCCACAGAGATATCCCGCGGCAATATCCGCATATTGGCGACAGCAGCAGACCGGCCAGCCACTTGGGTGGCAACCTGAAGTAAGGGCATAAAATCCATAATCAGCCTATTGGGTCATACATGGCAGAGCGGCTGGCCTGTTGCTGCCAGCCATCAAAAATGCGCTTCAAATGCGGGGCGATTTCAGCGGCAATCTGCTGCGGGTTTTTAACATCGCCCTTTACCGTCACCTGAATCGTGGGCTGAAAGGTAAAGACCTGACTGGGAATGACTTTAGGTTCAGGCTTCACAACCGGAGGGACAATGACCGGCGGTGCAACAGGTGGCACAGGGACAGTAGGAGCAGGCGGTTTTGCTTCCTCTTTACCCGCAATCGCCTTACCAATCAGCGCGCCGATTTTTTCACCGCCCAACGCGCCTATGGCCCCGCCCAGCAAGCCACCAATCGCAGTCCCTATACCCGGCGCAATCATGGTGCCGATCACGGCCCCCATTTTGGCACCTGCCAGCCCCCCTCCTAATGAGCCTGCAGCCCCGCCATAGCCTTCGCCTTTCTCCGGCGCTGTCTTGGCGTTTTTGTAAGTGTCATAGGCCGTATAGCCAGCACCGGCTACCGACAAAGCCGCACCGCCCACCTTGCCCAAGACTTTGCTGCCGGTTTTAAATGCCTGGCCTATCTTGGCTAATTTGCCAACCCGCTCCACGGCAGGCAGAGGCCCCAGCGCAGGTCTTACCCGACCTGCACCGCGCCCACGCCTTCGGCGTGATCGCTCGCGGCCCCCTCCGGATCGATCGGCGCCTTCCCCTGAAAGATCAAGACCGCCCCCTGTCGGCAGATTTGTGACAAAGACTTCTTGCACACCGCCCGCGTCCCCACCTTGCCCGCCTTCTTCTCCCTGTCCACCCCGTAAGACGCCCACGGCATCATCTAAAAAGCCACCTACCGCCGAACCAATGCCTGGCGCAATCATTTCGCCAAGGGTGGCGCCAATTTTGAGGCCATCGGGTGGATCACTTGCCTGCGCTTTTTGCTCCCCTGCATGCAGTGCAGCTTCGGGGGCGTGCTCTCCATTTTTGTAATTGCCATAAGCGGATGCTCCTAAGGTCCCCAGCGCCATGACTGATCCGCCAAAGCGGCTCACCAAACGCCCGCCCGCCTTAAATGCGCGGCCGATTTTGGCCCGCTTTCCTGTCCGTACGGGCCCTTCTGCTTGCGGTGCATCAGGGCTGGTAGACGATGTGGCGCCACCTACTGACGGCCTGCGGCTTGATCCGCCCAAAGACCCGCCCGGCCAATTGGTCACAAAGACCTGCTGTACACCGACCTCTGCGTGACCAGCCCCGCCTGCGGCGCTGCCCTCACTCCCTGCACCGGGCAAACGCAGGCCCATTTTTTCCAGCGACTTACCAACCAGCCAAGTACCCGCACCTGCGGCGACCCGTTTTAGCGCAACCAACCCCACACCAATGCCAGCCGCTAAGGCAGTCAGTGCAATTGCCGGATTATTTGCCGTGATCGTTGTGCCAAACTTCAACACTTGCGCCGCCGTATCCGCCACAAAGTCTGTCACCGGGCGAATCGCATCGCCAATCGTCACCATGGCCGCCGTAAATTCACTGGCGACCACATCCCATTTACG encodes the following:
- a CDS encoding DUF6708 domain-containing protein, yielding MSLLKMTLNTATTTAYRVLQGEYPPAMINASSLGIVTYLNKKTTTRQSGSTLSEVKTIYPAAIELASTTHYQRGLLTVFAMLVIFGFFPVMLYGTYIGLLLFSAAISDLDVVLFLMVSFGLTICILSVFFSFHLGIYQLRVDMFSLKNDSLFFDRKKKKVYRVFRNIPGLIDYVRNSLKKRNPFYAWPTVIVEYDWDSLIFVYVSKVVMLGQLPSTVHTLGVGIKDPDFAQKQVAKSDHDKAWDQMLKHEAIPDFVGFFTIGNPLVMSEYSVQALWAYLHAYMEENGPALPVGESLAEAAPNSWWQSMGCIGPYGPNIKKWNQDHPIFVVMSFLFFPIFGPLYLLWGTFNWLSHKTAFEAPFPPEIRAEWGEPVLPKK
- a CDS encoding T6SS effector BTH_I2691 family protein → MTDTCRACEKSGLPILLVRPSVIANKADLQPSGSAKLLSHAIAQKAAQLATPKQSRYVLRTLRRGYLYVFYETPPAGKKDGWDIYRITPEGALYSASHPSFYLAEPFSCNKSGHLHKVRLLTIPQAHKTGKIWLAYSANLWNDKLKKANQANPKVMQCLDVKAYLDSGKAPDNAFVAKAESPGKFVAEYALRNVSPGKDAEPYFPFKGGVDALDQLNGHMQQLGNMHTKTKDKGLVFALPDPVAVSAELNHLRMRALVRKSEVAVPYSRGVLCSGLLIGLKKCIGDDHYKKTGTTLFDGAQRRIGSMNKALYDKNKLNPSFRPSLKDTVWKPTHAGQPVTPASMGEVYQLEDDALRKTKANERTQTDWAKLSTFFDEPKRAQFMLEYDKKMAEMDQIITSYDDDYVAASQKNVTDCFALHFDENDPNDPKQTHHSAGACYSEEAFHVYGGGSLGPSSAELAYKQAIKKISEQDAVMLRAQLSNQKSLFEYVAEDNQAKTYNLLKDLLMPQLSPKFSWLNEAVFGFHQGVSTALIGGAVGYASEHSSFKVIEGKLLGMTLLGQNMEHILAGVLNKTKIKPRPLLVSVFLPFDEAIALLASKRYTPSKKLINSMRKQSLIELHVLTDTDKLKQATQSATALKDAEKVSLKVSKLNLTAQGLEGIQKVSAEDFGKMFAQQRHVAETAKEALYNLKENSWRGSKAVFIKAEGRIAIGFLSLQMLGLNGSLQSLAAASPEDQKALRDAWFGIASNGSGTVGATGDIAGIAAAQFAKHGALTMVLKAVGGYAGWGALLVDSAQAFVFAGENYKHNNKLAASWFLTGALYGAGGVAGIAATTEIVATWLGTGEIVSATAVATEGGIAILGMSLTGWALVLMGLGVLVYSGSAMLTPTALQDWAEDCYFGKENRFSTSAEEEKALFKALKKSRQSESEPQIKYEEKKPSPVNKSAPASIKYL
- a CDS encoding DUF4123 domain-containing protein, coding for MQSTALFDPWPPLAIEPTHIMQLAAQIGSSKQDGAFYLLIDPMLGEPRPLDGGPDAAPPENTPTLQDSRTAAWDGRSITMLTFNEPPLPYAQLPYLVQLQGKEDPLFAESIQIALENNLALLDRGFGGLPVCAWLQSHASSEELAAWLARMMQQRIKGQTGKRYLRAADPRTLPLLLALLGEERISLWLGPVANWYLLSIDGRVTHLQSTRGSQATLTLKPHEAEAILDAEAINRTLAQWYATRSAPYAQMFLNGRLWVKTARELGWPQIDDQVAFALYADRYPQFWQHPSMSAIFKNAKETQTPLNTALAEITASQWDQIMLHSPQKENQ
- the tssI gene encoding type VI secretion system Vgr family protein, with amino-acid sequence MNLSDLLASFASAFSQEQRLISLQLGDGAAWGEQLLPQRVTGSEGINQAYRYQIDCLSPDGALELKSLLGLPIVLSVADANGDEIERCGVISQAQLLGSDGGFAKYSITVEPPFALLRYRRTSRVFQDLSAPDIVKQVLAEHQAKNPVFASVQTLDFKLSGEYPPRSYCLQYREDDFAFLCRLMKESGLVWRFEHLAGDTPQVQLIVFDDAFALPEAAESAVRFHRSDATEESDSLTTWNTQRQIGSSSVSLASFDYKASSTSHSLSDSTVDQGDGGQQIQSSFEYYDPQAHYYASDLDQLNHDAKLRQDALDGQKKSFSGSGTLRSLQAGQWFCLEDHPAHEWDSAEQREFAVTALQFTANNNLPVDLTQQLGLVAPSLLATSGKGNAPYQADFTAQRRGQPVLSHLGEQEFTKPTSLGLQTATVVGPAGSEVHTDEQGRIKVQFHWQRAAEHPEFGANLDDKSSCWIRVAAPSAGAGWGHQFIPRIGQEVTVSFIEGDIDRPVVTGAVYNGSHSVPTLSSAGVLPANKTLSGIKTKEHEGGQYGELLFDDTKGEVRTKLSSEHGKTQLNLGYLIHPRTDGKGEPRGEGFELRTDNQGAIRANGLLISTEAKGGASGKQLDHSPAQSQLESALALAQSLGETATNQLADTIETGEDNKTINPDNSAGDKNIQGHLHHHIHASKSLEAGTNTDKDGKSQSEKQAGQQNIILLHGEDGVAITSPQSQTLTAGTNLDLVAQRDTNQTSGRRWIHNVRQNISLFVAGVKDKVALKLIAAKGKIQLQAQSDDIEITGDKDLKVTACKGLLSISAKDEVLVTAGGGYIRLKGGNIEIHCPGTVTVKGANHDMSGPASLTPQFVPFVKAKDCSQKMKDAAAGGAAVL
- a CDS encoding lysozyme: MMNKKIISAAVAAAIGLATPVVMHFEGLRTAAYSDPVGIPTICWGHTGAEVKLGQKKSSDACKDLLIADLLTANRAIDACVTVPLTANQRGAFASFTFNVGGGKFCRSSLLKELNAGDTAGACAELSKWVYAGGEKLPGLVRRRAAERALCEQTS
- a CDS encoding contractile injection system protein, VgrG/Pvc8 family → MQPIFKIVATAAGQATGRDITALLSDRLLSIRITDKAGMESDEAEISLDDRDGAVALPARGARLQISLGYQETGLTTLGSYRIDEVESSGPPQQITLRGRPADLSGTVKAVRRHAWENVTLAQVVKEIAQRNKLTPVCTMKARVERLDQVNESDIHFITRIARQYDATASVKAGKLLVVPRGGQTKSVSGKAIPLLVLHRADIKSWRYTLSDRNESGGVAVKSHNKKTGKTLEIIVPDKDNPSAPVRAARHSVPSTGRAGASAKGALERNNRSTGTLTLDLAGRADIVAERKISLSGVKLGVDGQWVVDTITHDFSANGWSSSLELVISKAQLKKSRKPAKKKKPAKKLVSITA
- a CDS encoding tail protein X is translated as MAKTIRTCDGDLLDRLCYAVYGHVKGTVEAVLARNHGLAAIKQPYPSGVMIHFPDLAAPMRETITLWE